A DNA window from Phoenix dactylifera cultivar Barhee BC4 unplaced genomic scaffold, palm_55x_up_171113_PBpolish2nd_filt_p 000377F, whole genome shotgun sequence contains the following coding sequences:
- the LOC103715858 gene encoding protein OBERON 4-like isoform X2 → MKRLRSYVEDADEDVGEKGVFKDWQRRDQDPERSSSHRRFYSKTDSLRKSSSLSSYDRALDDDRESFRSRRKRFDHEVVGFDRRKAFDRYRDTGDRPMQVSPSPRGLYGSDRLHRLESFSGLRREFPKGFRAERDRSRREGSSGSSWRRLTSGKERDAAADEERRSPAMDSDSAGRGGNHAPPQEDRGGKARSSSGEQSRTNEIAKAGKPHTESCSSSEMEEGELEPDPEPEAEPVVESSHDTKMPVQIESENCMDRESECTSLSEKKEIVASENKKEFDAGVDSDGKEEGKATEVPIDEVNAAEAMDEVNVAEQALDNQHDSVKEVEEKKSEEGGGEGKANNVDDHKVEGRLCREEQRLLQEDISLPSQGLEIEGFDSEQVGKMEGEGKGAISSIFSPPKNGTEEDKGERQGVVAETEDRKKEEAVRNLEVVQKGRDIDLEEAPEGVLGMFDSSKKVIGESIQDEVTLELMTDKLKENYKDKGKSIAISISSKANSVEDDDAMEGPNRRGFELVFHSDVSRPEKIHCGGVVMGKHKDDKLKMEPLDLSLSLPGVLSDHTLKHPNPKPDPPSHGISIQSLPSSLQANSDGFTTSISFTSSQPFVHNPSCSLTQNSMDNYEQSVGSHPIVQGMDQVSNGNIWHAQASNETKRKGGAVPLFQRMLLNGNASQNSLSSLNRQHQVKQNGLSQQSSFPRELSSAHRHGSHNSRSEHRKDKRALTRERSSSSLFRSEQQEGEHLALNGSGVIESIVSKIVGEPLHLMGRMLQGMTEHSIASLRETICEMITSADKSGQIHAFQEALQRRPDLTMETLSKCPRILLEILVAIKTGIPDFIRRVINIPSSDFVEIFLNMKCRNLACQSMLPVDDCDCKICVQKNGFCSACMCLVCSKFDNASNTCSWVGCDICLHWCHTECGLHDSYIRNGRSSSGAQEITEMQFHCVACDHRSEMFGFVKEVFKTCAKDWKEETLAKELQYVRRIFSASNDVRGRKLHDVAEQMLVRLEDKVNYSEVINYVMTFLSVKQNDNLEACPLCRYFWLLVLVKLFLLVVFTACPLMLHFNDKILSCQR, encoded by the exons ATGAAGAGGCTGAGATCGTACGTTGAAGACGCCGACGAGGACGTCGGGGAGAAGGGGGTTTTCAAGGACTGGCAGAGACGGGATCAGGATCCTGAGCGATCGTCCTCGCATCGCCGGTTCTATTCGAAGACTGACAGTTTGCGGAAAAGCTCGTCGTTGTCGTCGTATGATCGAGCTCTGGATGATGATCGGGAGTCGTTCAGGTCTCGTCGGAAGAGGTTCGATCATGAAGTAGTCGGATTTGATCGGCGGAAGGCGTTTGATCGGTACCGGGACACCGGCGACCGGCCGATGCAGGTCTCGCCCTCTCCGCGGGGGTTGTATGGCAGTGACCGACTGCACCGCTTGGAGAGCTTCTCCGGGCTGAGGAGGGAGTTTCCGAAGGGGTTCAGAGCGGAGAGGGACCGCTCACGGCGGGAGGGGAGCAGCGGTTCGTCGTGGCGGAGATTGACCAGTGGGAAGGAGAGGGACGCTGCGGCTGATGAGGAGAGGAGATCGCCAGCTATGGATTCGGATTCGGCGGGGAGAGGAGGAAACCATGCCCCTCCACAGGAAGATCGTGGAGGGAAGGCGAGGTCCTCGAGTGGGGAGCAGTCTAGGACAAATGAGATAGCAAAGGCAGGGAAGCCACACACAGAGAGCTGCAGCAGTAGTGAGATGGAAGAGGGAGAGCTCGAACCAGATCCAGAACCAGAAGCTGAGCCTGTTGTTGAATCTTCCCATGATACAAAGATGCCAGTTCAAATTGAATCAGAAAATTGTATGGATAGAGAATCTGAATGTACTAGTTTGTCGGAGAAGAAAGAAATCGTAGCTAGTGAAAACAAGAAAGAGTTTGATGCTGGGGTTGATAGTGAtggaaaggaagaagggaaggcaACTGAAGTGCCAATCGATGAAGTTAATGCGGCTGAGGCAATGGATGAAGTAAATGTAGCCGAGCAGGCTCTAGATAACCAGCATGACTCGGTTAAGGAAgttgaagagaagaaaagcgaggagggaggaggagaaggaaaagcGAACAACGTTGATGATCATAAAGTAGAAGGTAGATTATGTAGAGAGGAACAAAGACTCCTTCAGGAAGACATTTCCTTACCTTCCCAGGGCCTGGAAATTGAAGGCTTTGATTCAGAGCAGGTGGGCAAAATGGAAGGGGAAGGGAAAGGAGcaatttcttctattttctctcCTCCAAAAAATGGAACGGAGGAGGATAAGGGAGAAAGACAAGGGGTGGTAGCTGAAACTGAGgacagaaagaaagaagaggcagTCAGAAACCTTGAGGTTGTGCAGAAAGGAAGAGATATCGATCTTGAGGAAGCACCTGAAGGTGTTCTTGGCATGTTTGATTCGAGTAAGAAAGTTATTGGGGAGAGTATCCAGGATGAAGTAACTCTGGAGCTGATGACAGACAAGCTGAAGGAGAATTACAAGGACAAGGGCAAAAGCATAGCAATTTCTATATCTAGCAAAGCAAATTCTGTTGaagatgatgatgccatggaAGGTCCCAACAGAAGGGGCTTTGAGCTGGTCTTCCATTCTGATGTTAGTCGACCAGAGAAAATACATTGTGGTGGGGTGGTTATGGGCAAGCATAAAGATGACAAGCTCAAAATGGAGCCTCTTGATCTTTCTCTTAGCTTGCCAGGTGTTTTGTCAGATCATACATTGAAACATCCAAACCCAAAACCTGATCCTCCTAGCCATGGAATAAGCATCCAGTCTTTGCCATCCTCTTTGCAAGCAAACTCTGATGGGTTTACAACTTCAATATCATTCACGAGTTCTCAGCCATTTGTTCATAATCCTAGTTGTTCTCTCACACAGAATTCAATGGATAATTATGAACAGTCAGTTGGTAGCCATCCTATAGTTCAAGGAATGGATCAGGTTTCTAATGGTAACATATGGCATGCTCAGGCTTCGAATGAGACTAAACGGAAGGGAGGAGCTGTGCCACTCTTCCAGAGAATGCTTCTGAATGGTAATGCTTCACAGAATTCACTAAGTTCTTTGAACAGGCAGCATCAAGTGAAGCAGAATGGCCTCTCACAGCAGTCAAGTTTTCCAAGAGAGTTGTCCTCTGCACATAGGCATGGCTCTCACAATTCTAGGTCAGAACACAGAAAGGATAAGAGGGCTCTCACAAGAGAGAGAAGCAGCAGTAGCCTTTTTAGGAGTGAGCAACAGGAAGGTGAACACCTTGCCCTTAATGGTTCTGGTGTCATTGAGagcattgtctccaaaattGTGGGAGAACCGTTACATCTAATGGGCAGGATGCTTCAAGGAATGACAGAGCACTCCATAGCATCCCTAAGAGAAACCATTTGTGAGATGATTACTAGTGCAGATAAAAGTGGGCAGATACATGCATTTCAGGAGGCTCTTCAGAGGAGGCCTGACCTGACTATGGAAACACTGTCGAAATGCCCTCGTATCCTGCTAGAGATCTTGGTGGCTATAAAAACAGGTATTCCAGATTTCATTCGGAGGGTGATTAACATTCCATCATCTGATTTTGTTGAGATCTTTTTGAATATGAAGTGCCGCAATCTCGCTTGCCAGAGTATGTTACCTGTGGATGATTGTGACTGCAAGATTTGTGTGCAGAAAAATGGCTTCTGCAGTGCATGCATGTGTCTTGTGTGCTCCAAGTTTGACAATGCATCTAATACCTGTAGCTGGGTGGGCTGTGATATCTGCCTCCACTGGTGCCACACAGAATGTGGGCTGCATGATTCTTATATTAGAAATGGCCGAAGTTCTTCAGGAGCACAAGAGATAACTGAGATGCAGTTTCACTGCGTTGCTTGTGACCATCGTTCTGAGATGTTTGGATTTGTGAAGGAAGTTTTTAAAACATGTGCCAAGGACTGGAAAGAAGAAACTCTTGCCAAGGAACTTCAGTACGTAAGGAGGATCTTTTCTGCGAGTAATGATGTGAGGGGTAGAAAATTGCATGATGTAGCTGAGCAGATGCTGGTGAGACTGGAAGATAAAGTCAATTATTCTGAAGTTATCAATTATGTAATGACATTTCTTTCTG TTAAACAAAATGACAACCTAGAAGCATGCCCACTATGTCGATATTTCTGGTTGTTAGTTTTGGTGAAACTTTTCTTGTTGGTAGTTTTCACTGCATGCCCACTGATGTTACATTTTAATGACAAGATCCTCTCCTGCCAGAGATGA
- the LOC103715858 gene encoding protein OBERON 4-like isoform X1 has protein sequence MKRLRSYVEDADEDVGEKGVFKDWQRRDQDPERSSSHRRFYSKTDSLRKSSSLSSYDRALDDDRESFRSRRKRFDHEVVGFDRRKAFDRYRDTGDRPMQVSPSPRGLYGSDRLHRLESFSGLRREFPKGFRAERDRSRREGSSGSSWRRLTSGKERDAAADEERRSPAMDSDSAGRGGNHAPPQEDRGGKARSSSGEQSRTNEIAKAGKPHTESCSSSEMEEGELEPDPEPEAEPVVESSHDTKMPVQIESENCMDRESECTSLSEKKEIVASENKKEFDAGVDSDGKEEGKATEVPIDEVNAAEAMDEVNVAEQALDNQHDSVKEVEEKKSEEGGGEGKANNVDDHKVEGRLCREEQRLLQEDISLPSQGLEIEGFDSEQVGKMEGEGKGAISSIFSPPKNGTEEDKGERQGVVAETEDRKKEEAVRNLEVVQKGRDIDLEEAPEGVLGMFDSSKKVIGESIQDEVTLELMTDKLKENYKDKGKSIAISISSKANSVEDDDAMEGPNRRGFELVFHSDVSRPEKIHCGGVVMGKHKDDKLKMEPLDLSLSLPGVLSDHTLKHPNPKPDPPSHGISIQSLPSSLQANSDGFTTSISFTSSQPFVHNPSCSLTQNSMDNYEQSVGSHPIVQGMDQVSNGNIWHAQASNETKRKGGAVPLFQRMLLNGNASQNSLSSLNRQHQVKQNGLSQQSSFPRELSSAHRHGSHNSRSEHRKDKRALTRERSSSSLFRSEQQEGEHLALNGSGVIESIVSKIVGEPLHLMGRMLQGMTEHSIASLRETICEMITSADKSGQIHAFQEALQRRPDLTMETLSKCPRILLEILVAIKTGIPDFIRRVINIPSSDFVEIFLNMKCRNLACQSMLPVDDCDCKICVQKNGFCSACMCLVCSKFDNASNTCSWVGCDICLHWCHTECGLHDSYIRNGRSSSGAQEITEMQFHCVACDHRSEMFGFVKEVFKTCAKDWKEETLAKELQYVRRIFSASNDVRGRKLHDVAEQMLVRLEDKVNYSEVINYVMTFLSESGHNVGSSPSISLPKEPSRNKAEGGNGIAGSSKEKTWVPSISPEKVPHVETAGLLSAVDRERVDQQTRVSELQINIEKKPVIDELESVIKFKQAEAKMYQERADDARKQAESLKRIAIAKNVKIEEDYAGRIAKLRLGEAEETRRQKLEEVQVIERAHLEYFNMKMRMEADIKDLLLKMEATKHNFNT, from the exons ATGAAGAGGCTGAGATCGTACGTTGAAGACGCCGACGAGGACGTCGGGGAGAAGGGGGTTTTCAAGGACTGGCAGAGACGGGATCAGGATCCTGAGCGATCGTCCTCGCATCGCCGGTTCTATTCGAAGACTGACAGTTTGCGGAAAAGCTCGTCGTTGTCGTCGTATGATCGAGCTCTGGATGATGATCGGGAGTCGTTCAGGTCTCGTCGGAAGAGGTTCGATCATGAAGTAGTCGGATTTGATCGGCGGAAGGCGTTTGATCGGTACCGGGACACCGGCGACCGGCCGATGCAGGTCTCGCCCTCTCCGCGGGGGTTGTATGGCAGTGACCGACTGCACCGCTTGGAGAGCTTCTCCGGGCTGAGGAGGGAGTTTCCGAAGGGGTTCAGAGCGGAGAGGGACCGCTCACGGCGGGAGGGGAGCAGCGGTTCGTCGTGGCGGAGATTGACCAGTGGGAAGGAGAGGGACGCTGCGGCTGATGAGGAGAGGAGATCGCCAGCTATGGATTCGGATTCGGCGGGGAGAGGAGGAAACCATGCCCCTCCACAGGAAGATCGTGGAGGGAAGGCGAGGTCCTCGAGTGGGGAGCAGTCTAGGACAAATGAGATAGCAAAGGCAGGGAAGCCACACACAGAGAGCTGCAGCAGTAGTGAGATGGAAGAGGGAGAGCTCGAACCAGATCCAGAACCAGAAGCTGAGCCTGTTGTTGAATCTTCCCATGATACAAAGATGCCAGTTCAAATTGAATCAGAAAATTGTATGGATAGAGAATCTGAATGTACTAGTTTGTCGGAGAAGAAAGAAATCGTAGCTAGTGAAAACAAGAAAGAGTTTGATGCTGGGGTTGATAGTGAtggaaaggaagaagggaaggcaACTGAAGTGCCAATCGATGAAGTTAATGCGGCTGAGGCAATGGATGAAGTAAATGTAGCCGAGCAGGCTCTAGATAACCAGCATGACTCGGTTAAGGAAgttgaagagaagaaaagcgaggagggaggaggagaaggaaaagcGAACAACGTTGATGATCATAAAGTAGAAGGTAGATTATGTAGAGAGGAACAAAGACTCCTTCAGGAAGACATTTCCTTACCTTCCCAGGGCCTGGAAATTGAAGGCTTTGATTCAGAGCAGGTGGGCAAAATGGAAGGGGAAGGGAAAGGAGcaatttcttctattttctctcCTCCAAAAAATGGAACGGAGGAGGATAAGGGAGAAAGACAAGGGGTGGTAGCTGAAACTGAGgacagaaagaaagaagaggcagTCAGAAACCTTGAGGTTGTGCAGAAAGGAAGAGATATCGATCTTGAGGAAGCACCTGAAGGTGTTCTTGGCATGTTTGATTCGAGTAAGAAAGTTATTGGGGAGAGTATCCAGGATGAAGTAACTCTGGAGCTGATGACAGACAAGCTGAAGGAGAATTACAAGGACAAGGGCAAAAGCATAGCAATTTCTATATCTAGCAAAGCAAATTCTGTTGaagatgatgatgccatggaAGGTCCCAACAGAAGGGGCTTTGAGCTGGTCTTCCATTCTGATGTTAGTCGACCAGAGAAAATACATTGTGGTGGGGTGGTTATGGGCAAGCATAAAGATGACAAGCTCAAAATGGAGCCTCTTGATCTTTCTCTTAGCTTGCCAGGTGTTTTGTCAGATCATACATTGAAACATCCAAACCCAAAACCTGATCCTCCTAGCCATGGAATAAGCATCCAGTCTTTGCCATCCTCTTTGCAAGCAAACTCTGATGGGTTTACAACTTCAATATCATTCACGAGTTCTCAGCCATTTGTTCATAATCCTAGTTGTTCTCTCACACAGAATTCAATGGATAATTATGAACAGTCAGTTGGTAGCCATCCTATAGTTCAAGGAATGGATCAGGTTTCTAATGGTAACATATGGCATGCTCAGGCTTCGAATGAGACTAAACGGAAGGGAGGAGCTGTGCCACTCTTCCAGAGAATGCTTCTGAATGGTAATGCTTCACAGAATTCACTAAGTTCTTTGAACAGGCAGCATCAAGTGAAGCAGAATGGCCTCTCACAGCAGTCAAGTTTTCCAAGAGAGTTGTCCTCTGCACATAGGCATGGCTCTCACAATTCTAGGTCAGAACACAGAAAGGATAAGAGGGCTCTCACAAGAGAGAGAAGCAGCAGTAGCCTTTTTAGGAGTGAGCAACAGGAAGGTGAACACCTTGCCCTTAATGGTTCTGGTGTCATTGAGagcattgtctccaaaattGTGGGAGAACCGTTACATCTAATGGGCAGGATGCTTCAAGGAATGACAGAGCACTCCATAGCATCCCTAAGAGAAACCATTTGTGAGATGATTACTAGTGCAGATAAAAGTGGGCAGATACATGCATTTCAGGAGGCTCTTCAGAGGAGGCCTGACCTGACTATGGAAACACTGTCGAAATGCCCTCGTATCCTGCTAGAGATCTTGGTGGCTATAAAAACAGGTATTCCAGATTTCATTCGGAGGGTGATTAACATTCCATCATCTGATTTTGTTGAGATCTTTTTGAATATGAAGTGCCGCAATCTCGCTTGCCAGAGTATGTTACCTGTGGATGATTGTGACTGCAAGATTTGTGTGCAGAAAAATGGCTTCTGCAGTGCATGCATGTGTCTTGTGTGCTCCAAGTTTGACAATGCATCTAATACCTGTAGCTGGGTGGGCTGTGATATCTGCCTCCACTGGTGCCACACAGAATGTGGGCTGCATGATTCTTATATTAGAAATGGCCGAAGTTCTTCAGGAGCACAAGAGATAACTGAGATGCAGTTTCACTGCGTTGCTTGTGACCATCGTTCTGAGATGTTTGGATTTGTGAAGGAAGTTTTTAAAACATGTGCCAAGGACTGGAAAGAAGAAACTCTTGCCAAGGAACTTCAGTACGTAAGGAGGATCTTTTCTGCGAGTAATGATGTGAGGGGTAGAAAATTGCATGATGTAGCTGAGCAGATGCTGGTGAGACTGGAAGATAAAGTCAATTATTCTGAAGTTATCAATTATGTAATGACATTTCTTTCTG AGAGTGGGCATAATGTCGGTAGTAGTCCTTCAATATCTCTTCCAAAGGAGCCATCTAGAAACAAGGCTGAAGGAGGCAATGGGATAGCTGgttcaagcaaagaaaaaacATGGGTGCCATCCATTTCCCCAGAGAAAGTCCCCCATGTGGAAACTGCAGGTCTTCTTTCTGCTGTAGATCGTGAACGAGTAGATCAGCAGACTAGGGTTTCAGAATTACAAATAAACATCGAGAAGAAGCCAGTTATTGATGAACTGGAGAGTGTTATAAAGTTCAAGCAGGCTGAGGCAAAAATGTACCAAGAACGTGCTGATGATGCAAGAAAACAAGCGGAGAGCCTAAAACGCATAGCAATAGCCAAGAATGTTAAAATAGAGGAAGATTATGCTGGTCGAATTGCAAAATTACGATTGGGTGAGGCAGAGGAAACGCGTAGACAAAAACTTGAAGAAGTACAAGTTATTGAAAGGGCACACCTTGAGTACTTCAATATGAAGATGAGGATGGAAGCTGATATAAAAGATCTGTTGTTGAAAATGGAAGCTACAAAGCACAACTTCAATACATGA